A stretch of the Arthrobacter sp. PAMC 25486 genome encodes the following:
- a CDS encoding HAD family hydrolase, whose translation MTEFASQNTLESAAFAGRIKGVLLDIDETIVDLYRAMADAMIVASSHLLPSYGAADWSRFAALYMADAEDFYDRYVAGEFTFHEQRGLRARAVFARLGVSGFDAATEAQWIADFEKAQPLSIHAFSDVGPLLDRLDASGIVFGAVSNNVHDYQRAKLDQAGLSRIEVLVGIDTVGVAKPSPEIFLEGCRLIGTLPSETLYVGDNFMVDGVGSVSAGLHGVWLNRDGKEVPASDSAAAALVAEVASLAEIPVLLGLSEAASRV comes from the coding sequence TTGACTGAATTTGCTTCGCAAAACACCCTTGAGTCCGCTGCTTTTGCAGGGCGGATCAAGGGTGTTTTGTTAGACATCGATGAGACTATTGTTGACCTGTACCGGGCTATGGCGGACGCCATGATCGTTGCGTCCTCCCATCTGCTGCCGTCGTACGGTGCCGCGGACTGGTCCCGGTTCGCTGCGCTGTACATGGCCGATGCCGAGGACTTTTACGACCGCTACGTGGCCGGCGAGTTCACCTTCCATGAGCAACGGGGTCTGCGGGCGCGGGCCGTCTTTGCCCGCCTAGGTGTGTCCGGGTTCGACGCCGCCACCGAGGCGCAGTGGATTGCCGACTTCGAGAAGGCCCAGCCGCTGTCCATCCACGCTTTTTCCGATGTCGGTCCGTTGCTGGACCGGTTGGACGCCTCCGGGATTGTTTTTGGCGCGGTCAGCAACAATGTCCACGACTACCAGCGGGCCAAGCTGGACCAGGCCGGGCTGTCCCGGATCGAGGTGCTGGTGGGGATCGACACCGTGGGTGTTGCGAAGCCCTCCCCGGAGATCTTCCTGGAGGGCTGCCGGCTCATTGGCACCCTGCCGTCGGAGACTTTGTATGTGGGGGACAACTTCATGGTCGACGGCGTTGGTTCCGTCAGTGCCGGCCTGCACGGTGTCTGGTTGAACCGGGATGGGAAGGAAGTGCCTGCATCTGATTCCGCTGCTGCCGCCCTGGTGGCTGAGGTTGCGTCGCTGGCTGAAATTCCCGTACTTTTGGGCTTGTCGGAGGCTGCGAGCCGGGTGTGA
- a CDS encoding CsbD family protein → MGLGDKISNKAQEATGKAKEALGDVTNNEKLQAEGVEDQAAAKAKQAGEHVKDAAKDVFGK, encoded by the coding sequence ATGGGACTCGGAGATAAGATCAGCAACAAAGCTCAGGAAGCAACCGGCAAAGCCAAGGAAGCCCTGGGCGACGTGACCAACAATGAGAAGCTCCAAGCCGAGGGCGTCGAAGATCAGGCCGCTGCGAAGGCCAAACAGGCCGGCGAGCATGTCAAGGACGCTGCCAAGGACGTATTCGGCAAGTAA
- a CDS encoding GTPase, whose amino-acid sequence MSRHRQTRAESTLDRQLAALNDARELGEGRLDDASLADVYRVLERATSRRSLSADHTVVGFFGATGSGKSSLFNAVAGTFAAKVAVRRPTTSEPLAMIWGLEGSAPLLDWLEIADRREGEPVPGLMDDAGGLVLLDLPDFDSVQLANRAIVERLAGQVDVLVWVMDPQKYADAAIHNDFIRAFSSHADVTLVVLNQIDKLDPAEVKPVLESLSAILDRDGLSNVKISGVSATTGQGVPELRQRIAAVVKAKAAKSARLAADVAVAAQRLADASGEGEAVGVHQQDRKALSAGLTEATHIDSVVSAVKTSYRLEATRQTGWPVTRWMSRFRKDPLRRLSLRSEGTSEVNRTSLPPAGAAEQAQIDTSVRDFADAASAGASGPWRASIRSAARSNREQLPDALDQAVAGTDLKANTRAWWWPVFAVIQWLALLVAVGGLVWLGVLAVLGYLQMPVPETPQVEGWPVPTLMLLGGAVLGIFLAITSKFLALAGASGRAAQARRRLRENVAATAEALVVDPTEAEVAVSRAFAEALKAAR is encoded by the coding sequence ATGAGCCGGCACCGCCAAACCCGCGCCGAATCCACGCTGGACCGCCAGCTTGCCGCGCTCAATGATGCCCGCGAATTGGGCGAAGGCCGCCTCGACGACGCCTCGCTCGCGGACGTTTACCGCGTCTTGGAGCGCGCCACCTCACGCCGCTCGCTGAGCGCGGACCACACCGTCGTGGGCTTCTTCGGCGCCACGGGCAGCGGTAAATCCTCGCTCTTCAACGCCGTGGCTGGCACCTTCGCGGCCAAGGTCGCCGTCCGCCGCCCCACCACCAGCGAGCCGCTGGCCATGATCTGGGGTCTGGAGGGCAGCGCGCCGCTCCTGGACTGGTTGGAGATCGCCGATCGCCGTGAGGGTGAGCCCGTTCCTGGCCTGATGGACGACGCCGGAGGGCTGGTTTTGCTTGACCTGCCGGATTTCGATTCGGTGCAGTTGGCCAACAGGGCGATTGTGGAACGGTTGGCCGGGCAGGTGGATGTTTTGGTGTGGGTCATGGATCCGCAAAAGTACGCCGACGCGGCCATCCACAACGACTTCATCAGGGCGTTTTCATCCCACGCGGATGTGACGCTCGTGGTGCTGAACCAGATCGACAAGCTGGACCCGGCAGAGGTCAAGCCGGTATTGGAATCGCTCTCGGCGATCCTGGACCGGGACGGCCTGTCGAACGTGAAAATCTCGGGCGTTTCGGCGACCACGGGACAGGGCGTGCCGGAGCTGCGCCAGCGGATTGCCGCCGTCGTGAAGGCCAAAGCGGCGAAGTCCGCACGGCTGGCGGCCGATGTTGCCGTGGCCGCGCAACGCCTCGCCGACGCATCGGGCGAAGGCGAAGCGGTGGGCGTGCATCAGCAGGACCGCAAGGCGCTGTCCGCCGGACTCACCGAAGCAACCCACATCGATTCAGTCGTGTCAGCCGTGAAAACGTCCTACCGGCTGGAGGCCACACGGCAGACGGGCTGGCCGGTGACTCGCTGGATGTCACGTTTCCGCAAGGATCCGCTGCGCCGCCTGAGCCTGCGCAGTGAAGGGACCTCCGAGGTTAACCGGACGTCGCTGCCGCCCGCGGGCGCCGCCGAACAGGCCCAGATTGACACATCCGTCCGCGACTTTGCCGATGCCGCCAGTGCCGGGGCATCGGGTCCGTGGCGTGCCTCGATCCGGTCCGCCGCGCGCAGCAACCGTGAACAGCTCCCGGACGCGCTCGACCAGGCCGTGGCCGGCACCGACTTGAAAGCCAATACGCGCGCCTGGTGGTGGCCCGTCTTCGCCGTCATCCAGTGGCTCGCGCTGTTGGTGGCCGTGGGCGGGCTCGTCTGGCTGGGCGTCCTTGCGGTGCTCGGCTACCTGCAGATGCCTGTCCCGGAAACGCCGCAGGTCGAGGGCTGGCCGGTGCCCACGCTGATGCTGCTTGGGGGAGCGGTGCTGGGCATATTCCTGGCCATCACCAGCAAGTTCCTCGCCCTGGCAGGTGCCAGTGGCCGCGCTGCACAAGCCCGACGGCGGTTGCGCGAGAATGTTGCTGCCACCGCGGAAGCACTTGTGGTTGACCCCACCGAAGCCGAAGTGGCCGTGTCGCGCGCCTTTGCGGAAGCCCTAAAAGCCGCCCGCTAA
- a CDS encoding SRPBCC domain-containing protein — protein sequence MTVTSSIKTPEALTLAITAEFTAGVERVWQTWEDPRQLERWWGPPTWPATFETYDFQPGGKAAYYMTGPDGSKGHGWWKFTAIAAPARLELDDGFADDNGEPVADIGTAHMAVSLADVDGRTLMTITTTFESTEQMEKMVAMGMEEGMREAMGQIDAILAE from the coding sequence ATGACTGTCACCAGTTCCATCAAAACCCCCGAGGCGCTCACCCTCGCCATCACGGCGGAGTTCACGGCCGGCGTCGAGCGCGTCTGGCAGACCTGGGAGGATCCGCGTCAGCTGGAACGCTGGTGGGGTCCGCCGACCTGGCCGGCCACCTTTGAAACCTACGACTTCCAGCCCGGCGGAAAGGCTGCCTATTACATGACGGGTCCTGACGGCAGCAAGGGACACGGCTGGTGGAAGTTCACCGCCATTGCGGCACCTGCACGACTGGAGCTCGACGACGGTTTTGCCGACGACAATGGCGAGCCCGTGGCCGACATCGGCACCGCGCACATGGCTGTCTCCCTGGCAGACGTGGACGGGCGCACCCTCATGACCATCACCACAACGTTCGAAAGCACGGAACAGATGGAAAAAATGGTGGCCATGGGCATGGAAGAAGGCATGCGCGAGGCCATGGGCCAGATCGACGCCATTCTGGCGGAATAG
- a CDS encoding helix-turn-helix domain-containing protein, with amino-acid sequence MVVDQLSEDAADRLFQALSDATRRDIVRRVSGSPLSVSSLAAFYAMSFAAVQKHVAVLERASLITKEKRGREQLVTVHPKGLALARRLLDEYEEVWRQRTARITDILAEEPRKQTKEPS; translated from the coding sequence ATGGTTGTAGATCAGCTCAGCGAAGACGCCGCCGACCGCCTGTTCCAGGCCCTCTCGGATGCCACCCGACGCGACATAGTCCGAAGGGTTTCCGGCTCGCCGCTTTCAGTGTCCAGCCTCGCCGCGTTCTATGCCATGAGTTTCGCCGCGGTCCAAAAACATGTGGCCGTACTGGAACGCGCCTCCCTCATCACGAAGGAAAAGCGCGGACGTGAGCAGCTGGTGACGGTACACCCGAAAGGCCTGGCACTGGCCCGCCGGCTGCTCGATGAATATGAGGAGGTCTGGCGGCAGCGCACCGCACGGATCACGGACATTCTGGCCGAAGAACCACGCAAACAAACAAAGGAACCATCATGA
- a CDS encoding helix-turn-helix domain-containing protein: MATKTRGGSTGEQGSASGKQAGKQAAMTPRTMTSPMLKAMSSPLRRRVMSVLAAQDYARATDLADQLGVAANKLSYHLRILAEAGMIQEAPQFARDNRDRVWQAVDETYRLGSPEDPLGESDEYSLGAYLSQMELDQHAALSRVLAWAPDFATGRDSDPKAELAIGTLRLNASDAQDLFQEIERVVKAARKLHREPGEPDVKTWDYTFMAVREDL, from the coding sequence ATGGCAACGAAAACACGTGGCGGGTCCACGGGAGAGCAGGGTAGCGCCTCCGGGAAGCAGGCCGGGAAGCAGGCCGCGATGACCCCGCGCACCATGACCTCGCCCATGCTCAAGGCCATGTCGAGCCCGCTGCGGCGGCGCGTCATGTCCGTGCTGGCGGCCCAGGATTATGCCCGGGCCACGGACCTGGCGGACCAGCTCGGCGTGGCGGCGAACAAACTCAGTTACCACCTGCGGATCCTGGCCGAGGCCGGCATGATCCAAGAGGCCCCGCAGTTCGCGCGCGACAACCGGGACCGCGTCTGGCAGGCCGTCGATGAGACCTACCGGCTCGGTTCGCCGGAGGATCCCCTCGGCGAGTCCGACGAATACTCCCTCGGCGCCTACCTTTCCCAGATGGAACTCGACCAGCACGCCGCCCTCTCACGCGTGCTCGCCTGGGCCCCAGACTTCGCCACCGGCCGCGACTCCGACCCCAAGGCGGAGCTCGCCATCGGCACGCTGCGGCTGAATGCCAGCGACGCGCAGGACCTCTTTCAGGAGATCGAACGCGTGGTCAAAGCCGCCCGGAAACTGCACCGCGAGCCCGGCGAACCCGATGTGAAAACCTGGGACTACACCTTCATGGCCGTCCGGGAGGACCTCTAA
- a CDS encoding dynamin family protein, with translation MMKLVNPTDSSQTGVNAAAAQQEAAVELLEQVRAELAGLELPLELPAADEARQTTANALGQLDDYILPRWRSLDAPLLAVVGGSTGAGKSTLVNALVGHPVTRSGAIRPTTRQPILLHHPQDADWFESTRVLPTLSRVQGELVKDNIPASKAGVAPETGAITSLVLVADPAVPQGIAILDAPDVDSISDDNRQMAGQLLAAADLWLFVTTANRYADAVPWKLLLDAASRDITVAVILDRVPAGAEQEVAADLHAMLNREGLANAQLFVVPEATLNELGMLPPDTVASINEWLANISDDAAGRAEIVRRTLNGTVRSLSERLTTLAQAVQDQHDAGEQLGDDVRSAFADAATKISQATSDGTLLRGEVLARWQDFVGTGEFFRAVESNIGRLRDRIGAFFKGQPPPAIKVETAIETGLQAVIVDQAARAAEDADQRWRADPAGRQLLGLDDLSGVTADFPAEVAADIRAWQGEVLALIRTEGAAKRSQARWLSFGVNGLGVALMVVVFSFTGGLTGAEVGIAGGTAVVGQKLLEAIFGEDAVRRLAKEARNALEKRSASLLEGQQRRFFDRLAPAQADAKRLEALAADLAELGTQGGTA, from the coding sequence ATGATGAAACTTGTGAACCCCACCGATTCGAGTCAAACAGGCGTCAACGCCGCAGCGGCGCAGCAGGAAGCCGCCGTCGAGCTTCTTGAACAGGTCCGTGCAGAGCTCGCCGGGTTGGAACTTCCCCTTGAACTGCCCGCCGCGGACGAGGCCAGGCAAACAACGGCCAACGCCCTTGGCCAGCTGGATGATTACATCCTGCCGCGCTGGCGCAGCCTTGACGCCCCGCTGCTGGCCGTCGTCGGCGGTTCCACCGGCGCCGGCAAGTCAACGCTCGTCAACGCGCTCGTGGGCCACCCGGTCACACGGTCCGGCGCCATCCGGCCCACCACCCGCCAGCCCATCCTGCTCCACCACCCGCAGGACGCCGACTGGTTCGAATCAACCAGGGTGCTGCCCACTCTGAGCAGAGTCCAAGGCGAGCTCGTCAAGGACAACATTCCCGCGTCCAAAGCCGGAGTGGCCCCCGAGACCGGCGCCATCACGTCCCTCGTCCTCGTCGCCGACCCCGCCGTCCCGCAAGGCATCGCCATCCTCGACGCCCCGGACGTGGACTCCATCTCCGACGACAACCGCCAAATGGCCGGCCAGCTCCTCGCCGCCGCAGACCTCTGGCTGTTCGTCACCACGGCCAACCGCTACGCCGACGCCGTCCCGTGGAAGCTCCTCCTCGACGCCGCCTCGCGTGACATCACCGTCGCCGTCATCCTCGACCGCGTCCCCGCCGGCGCCGAGCAGGAAGTCGCCGCCGACCTCCACGCCATGCTCAACCGCGAAGGTCTCGCCAACGCGCAGCTCTTCGTCGTCCCAGAAGCCACTCTCAACGAGCTCGGCATGCTCCCGCCGGACACGGTCGCGTCCATCAACGAGTGGCTCGCCAACATCAGCGACGACGCCGCCGGCCGGGCCGAAATCGTCCGGCGCACCCTCAACGGCACCGTCCGCTCCCTCTCCGAGAGGCTCACTACACTGGCCCAGGCTGTCCAGGACCAGCACGACGCCGGAGAGCAGCTGGGCGATGACGTCCGGTCTGCCTTCGCGGACGCAGCGACGAAAATCAGCCAGGCCACCAGCGACGGCACCCTCCTGCGGGGCGAGGTTCTGGCCCGCTGGCAGGACTTCGTGGGAACGGGCGAATTCTTCCGAGCAGTGGAAAGCAACATCGGCCGGCTCCGCGACAGGATCGGCGCGTTCTTCAAGGGCCAGCCGCCGCCCGCCATCAAGGTTGAAACAGCCATTGAAACAGGGTTGCAGGCAGTCATCGTCGACCAGGCCGCCCGTGCAGCCGAAGACGCAGACCAGCGTTGGCGTGCGGATCCGGCCGGGCGCCAACTGCTCGGACTTGACGACCTCTCCGGCGTCACCGCCGATTTTCCGGCGGAGGTCGCCGCCGATATCAGGGCCTGGCAGGGCGAAGTGCTGGCACTCATCCGCACCGAAGGCGCCGCCAAACGCTCCCAGGCCCGCTGGCTCTCGTTCGGCGTGAACGGCCTCGGCGTGGCCCTCATGGTCGTCGTCTTTTCCTTCACCGGGGGACTGACGGGAGCCGAGGTCGGCATCGCAGGAGGCACCGCCGTCGTGGGCCAGAAACTGTTGGAGGCCATCTTCGGCGAGGATGCCGTGCGCCGCCTGGCCAAGGAAGCGAGGAACGCACTGGAGAAACGTTCCGCCAGCCTGCTGGAGGGCCAGCAACGGCGGTTCTTCGACCGGCTCGCCCCCGCACAGGCCGACGCCAAGCGCCTGGAGGCCCTCGCCGCCGACCTTGCCGAACTCGGCACGCAAGGGGGGACGGCATGA
- a CDS encoding amino acid permease, whose protein sequence is MEGYQQTLSRRHVTMIAMGGAIGVGLFMGAGGRLASTGPALIFSYAIAGVIAYLLMRALGELIMYRQTSGSFVSYAGELFGKKGAYLSGWMYFINWAMTGIAELIAIGLYFQYFFPGVPVELSALCALVLLVAVNLMSVKAFGEFEFWAACLKVGAIVIFLVVGTVMVVMNAQVGESHATVNNLFHGGSMFPKGGLVMILALNAVIFAYNAIELVGITAGEMKNPEREVPKAIRAVVLRIVVFYVGSVSLLAMLMPSDQYKSGESPFVTVFATMGLDWVGSVMNFVVITAALSSCNSGLYSIGRIFRTMANNGHAPAWLTRMSSRYVPYAAILSIAAVYLVGVLANIWLGGSYAFDLALNTASIGVIFTWASIFACQIMLRHRRGKVSTLPMPGSPWTSWIGLIALLVITVLIGFDTLTKPDGSQYLLGLWTLCTVPVLALVLWFGWQFVKKNEPKNALFS, encoded by the coding sequence GTGGAGGGATACCAGCAGACGCTGTCCCGTCGGCACGTGACCATGATCGCCATGGGTGGGGCGATCGGCGTCGGACTTTTCATGGGAGCAGGCGGGCGGCTGGCCAGCACCGGCCCGGCCCTGATCTTCTCCTACGCCATTGCCGGCGTCATCGCGTACCTGCTGATGCGGGCGCTCGGCGAGCTGATCATGTACCGGCAGACGTCGGGCTCCTTTGTGTCCTACGCGGGGGAGCTGTTCGGCAAGAAGGGCGCGTATCTGTCCGGCTGGATGTACTTCATCAACTGGGCCATGACGGGCATCGCCGAGCTCATTGCCATCGGACTGTACTTCCAATACTTCTTTCCGGGAGTGCCGGTTGAGCTCAGTGCGCTGTGTGCCCTGGTGCTGCTCGTTGCGGTCAACCTGATGAGCGTCAAGGCGTTCGGCGAATTTGAATTCTGGGCTGCCTGCCTTAAGGTCGGTGCCATTGTGATCTTCCTGGTGGTCGGCACGGTGATGGTGGTCATGAACGCGCAGGTGGGGGAGTCGCACGCCACCGTGAACAACTTGTTCCATGGCGGCAGCATGTTCCCCAAGGGCGGGCTCGTCATGATCCTGGCCCTGAACGCCGTCATTTTTGCCTACAACGCGATTGAACTTGTGGGGATTACGGCCGGTGAGATGAAGAATCCGGAACGGGAGGTCCCCAAGGCGATTCGCGCCGTCGTGCTTCGCATTGTGGTGTTCTATGTTGGCTCGGTGTCGCTGCTGGCCATGCTGATGCCGTCGGACCAGTACAAGTCGGGGGAGAGCCCGTTCGTCACGGTGTTTGCCACGATGGGCCTGGACTGGGTGGGCTCCGTCATGAACTTTGTGGTGATTACCGCGGCGCTGTCGTCCTGCAATTCGGGGCTGTATTCCATTGGTCGGATCTTCCGCACCATGGCCAACAACGGGCACGCACCAGCCTGGCTGACCCGCATGTCCTCACGCTATGTCCCATACGCGGCCATCCTGAGCATCGCCGCCGTGTATCTGGTGGGTGTGCTGGCGAACATTTGGCTCGGCGGCTCCTACGCGTTTGACCTGGCACTGAACACCGCGTCGATCGGCGTGATTTTCACGTGGGCATCCATCTTTGCCTGCCAGATCATGCTGCGGCACAGACGCGGCAAGGTCTCCACGCTGCCCATGCCCGGATCACCATGGACCAGCTGGATCGGGCTCATTGCGCTCCTGGTGATCACGGTGCTCATCGGGTTTGACACCCTGACCAAGCCCGACGGCAGCCAGTACCTGCTGGGCTTGTGGACGCTGTGCACGGTTCCGGTGCTGGCCCTGGTTTTGTGGTTCGGCTGGCAGTTTGTGAAGAAGAACGAGCCGAAGAACGCACTGTTCAGCTGA
- the gltX gene encoding glutamate--tRNA ligase, with protein sequence MTNAALIPLVTAETPVRVRFCPSPTGTPHVGLIRTALFNWAYARHTGGKMIFRIEDTDAKRDSEESYLQLLDGLKWLGITWDEGVEVGGPHEPYRQSQRGDIYTGIIEKLVAGGHAYESYSTPEEVENRHKAAGRDVKLGYDNFDRDLTPEQIAAFKAEGRAPALRLRMPDADITFTDLVRGEITFKAGSVPDYAIVRPNGAPLYTLVNPVDDALMGVTHVLRGEDLLSSTPRQVALYQALYAVGVAEYMPLFGHLPYVMGAGNKKLSKRDPEASLFLHRDNGFIPEGLLNYLSLLGWSLSADEDIFTVAQLVEHFDVHDVVANPARFDIKKAEAINGTHVRMLEATDFRNRLVPYMQAAGLVGAELSERENVILDEAAPLVQERITLLGEAPEMIAFLFKKDDGVDVAEDALKGMPENLTEVLDAALAALEPLESWDAESIQAALKSALVEGLGIKPRFAFGPVRTAMSGRKVSPPLFESMVILGKESSLTRLRAFRG encoded by the coding sequence ATGACTAACGCTGCCTTAATCCCCCTTGTCACCGCCGAAACTCCTGTCCGGGTGCGCTTTTGCCCGTCGCCCACGGGAACGCCCCACGTGGGCCTGATCCGCACCGCCCTGTTTAACTGGGCGTATGCGCGGCACACCGGCGGGAAGATGATTTTCCGCATTGAGGACACCGACGCCAAGCGCGACAGTGAGGAAAGCTACCTTCAGCTGCTTGACGGCCTGAAGTGGCTGGGCATCACCTGGGACGAGGGTGTCGAGGTGGGCGGCCCGCACGAGCCGTACCGCCAGTCGCAGCGCGGGGACATTTACACGGGCATCATCGAGAAGCTGGTCGCGGGCGGGCACGCATATGAGTCCTATTCCACACCCGAAGAGGTGGAAAATCGTCACAAGGCGGCCGGGCGAGACGTTAAACTTGGATACGACAACTTTGACCGTGACCTCACGCCCGAGCAGATTGCTGCTTTCAAGGCCGAGGGCCGCGCACCTGCGCTGCGACTGCGCATGCCGGATGCCGACATCACGTTCACCGATTTGGTCCGGGGCGAGATCACCTTTAAGGCAGGATCAGTCCCGGACTACGCCATTGTCCGCCCCAACGGTGCGCCGTTGTACACGCTGGTCAACCCCGTGGATGACGCCTTGATGGGCGTCACCCACGTGTTGCGCGGCGAAGATTTGCTCTCCTCCACACCCCGTCAGGTCGCCCTGTACCAGGCGCTGTACGCGGTGGGCGTGGCCGAGTACATGCCGCTGTTCGGCCATCTGCCCTACGTCATGGGTGCCGGGAACAAGAAGCTCTCCAAGCGTGATCCCGAGGCAAGCCTGTTCCTGCACCGCGACAACGGCTTCATCCCCGAGGGCCTGCTGAACTACTTGTCGCTGCTGGGCTGGTCGCTCTCCGCCGACGAGGATATCTTCACCGTGGCGCAGCTCGTGGAGCACTTCGATGTTCACGACGTCGTGGCCAATCCGGCCCGCTTCGACATTAAAAAGGCGGAGGCCATCAACGGCACCCATGTGCGCATGTTGGAAGCCACTGACTTCCGCAACCGCCTGGTTCCTTACATGCAGGCAGCCGGGCTGGTGGGCGCCGAGCTGAGCGAGCGCGAGAACGTCATCCTGGACGAGGCCGCCCCGCTGGTCCAGGAACGCATCACCCTGCTGGGCGAGGCGCCTGAGATGATCGCCTTCCTGTTCAAGAAGGACGACGGCGTTGACGTCGCCGAGGATGCACTCAAGGGCATGCCGGAGAACCTGACCGAGGTCCTGGATGCTGCGTTGGCCGCGCTGGAGCCCTTGGAATCCTGGGATGCGGAATCGATCCAGGCTGCACTGAAGTCCGCGCTCGTTGAAGGTCTGGGCATCAAGCCGCGCTTCGCGTTTGGTCCGGTCCGCACGGCCATGTCGGGCCGCAAGGTGTCACCGCCGCTCTTTGAGTCCATGGTGATCCTGGGCAAGGAATCCTCACTGACCCGCCTGCGCGCGTTCAGGGGCTAA
- a CDS encoding Ltp family lipoprotein — MKKLSALALIAVLGLGLASCSDADVTPTGGAASSPAAADAVAAPAEEKPKAEDVPSDHKSALKSAENYDKIIPMSKDGLFAQLSSDAGDKFSEEAAQYAVDNIKADWNANALKSAKNYQDMMAMSPEGIREQLTSEHGDKYTAEQADYAVANLP; from the coding sequence TTGAAGAAACTATCAGCACTCGCACTCATCGCCGTACTGGGGCTTGGCCTAGCCTCTTGCTCTGATGCCGATGTGACACCCACAGGCGGAGCAGCCTCTTCGCCAGCAGCAGCCGATGCAGTTGCTGCTCCTGCCGAGGAAAAGCCCAAGGCGGAAGACGTGCCTAGCGATCACAAGTCAGCTTTGAAGAGTGCCGAGAACTACGACAAGATCATACCCATGAGCAAGGACGGCCTCTTTGCTCAGCTGTCAAGCGATGCTGGGGATAAGTTCTCTGAGGAGGCCGCACAGTACGCCGTTGACAACATCAAGGCCGACTGGAATGCGAACGCTCTCAAATCTGCGAAGAACTACCAGGACATGATGGCAATGTCTCCCGAAGGCATCCGGGAGCAGCTGACCAGTGAGCATGGCGACAAGTACACGGCCGAGCAGGCTGATTACGCCGTGGCGAACCTGCCGTAA
- a CDS encoding MFS transporter, translating into MSTTQQETGANPVRLLANPNYRWWLATDTSTAFGSALHSFAVPLLTLYMTGSPAQAGIVAGIGQVGRILATLPGGVVADRHNRRTLMVTGGVMGLALAAALTLLQLTGLLSFWLLTVLNLLMSMRNGFFSSTSNAALKSVVQPRQIGPAMAANEARDSVVALSGGPVGGVLMGLGRALPFAATAAAHLLAIIAALMIRTDLRPIAGSSAAGGDTGRGVAVSAPESAAAVSAPESAPASAPAASPRNFSPPAARRILRDFAGEASAGITWLFQRPELRGIVILATIINLGLNSAITAVVFGLQQRGETPAVIGMVSAGIGIGMLLGSFIAAPLVKRVGAGWIVIAGLLLMTAALAVLPFVHAVPAVMVVQAVAILGGPAINAALLGYFMVAVPSDMLGRAGSALDLMTLGATPLSPLVAGFGYALLGWTGILLACAGLCAVAAFLALLNSRLRALPSSDHWADHAAAIAAAGQ; encoded by the coding sequence ATGTCGACCACACAACAGGAAACAGGTGCCAACCCGGTCCGCCTCCTCGCCAATCCGAACTACCGGTGGTGGCTGGCGACGGACACGTCCACCGCGTTCGGATCGGCACTGCACAGCTTTGCCGTTCCGCTGCTGACCCTCTACATGACCGGCAGCCCGGCGCAGGCAGGCATCGTCGCCGGGATCGGGCAGGTGGGGCGCATCCTCGCCACACTCCCCGGCGGCGTGGTGGCCGACCGCCACAACCGGCGCACACTCATGGTGACCGGCGGCGTGATGGGACTGGCACTTGCCGCAGCGCTCACTTTGCTGCAGCTCACCGGGCTGCTGAGTTTTTGGCTGCTTACCGTTTTGAATCTGCTCATGAGCATGCGCAACGGTTTCTTCAGCTCGACGTCGAATGCCGCACTGAAATCTGTGGTCCAGCCGCGGCAGATCGGTCCTGCCATGGCCGCCAATGAGGCCCGGGATTCGGTTGTTGCGCTCTCCGGCGGCCCCGTGGGCGGCGTGCTGATGGGCCTTGGCAGGGCGCTGCCCTTTGCCGCGACGGCTGCGGCGCACCTACTCGCCATCATTGCCGCGCTCATGATCCGCACGGACTTGCGGCCGATTGCAGGATCGTCCGCGGCGGGCGGAGACACTGGCAGGGGCGTTGCGGTTTCAGCGCCGGAGTCGGCGGCGGCGGTTTCAGCGCCGGAGTCGGCACCCGCGTCGGCACCCGCAGCTTCGCCACGCAATTTTTCGCCGCCGGCGGCGCGTCGCATCCTGCGGGACTTCGCCGGCGAGGCGTCCGCCGGAATCACGTGGCTGTTCCAACGGCCGGAACTGCGCGGAATCGTGATCCTGGCAACCATCATCAACCTGGGCCTCAACTCGGCTATCACGGCGGTGGTTTTTGGGCTCCAGCAGCGAGGGGAAACCCCGGCGGTGATCGGCATGGTCTCGGCCGGAATCGGCATCGGCATGCTGCTGGGATCGTTCATTGCCGCTCCCCTGGTCAAGCGTGTTGGGGCCGGCTGGATCGTCATTGCCGGGCTGCTGCTGATGACGGCGGCGCTGGCCGTGCTGCCGTTCGTCCACGCCGTCCCCGCCGTCATGGTGGTGCAGGCCGTGGCCATCCTGGGCGGGCCAGCCATCAACGCCGCACTGCTGGGCTACTTCATGGTGGCGGTGCCTTCGGACATGCTGGGGAGGGCCGGCAGCGCTCTGGACCTTATGACCCTGGGCGCCACTCCCCTGTCCCCACTGGTGGCGGGTTTCGGATACGCGCTGCTGGGCTGGACCGGGATCCTGCTGGCATGCGCGGGACTCTGCGCTGTGGCAGCATTCCTGGCCCTGCTCAATTCGCGGCTGCGGGCCCTGCCATCCTCCGACCATTGGGCCGACCACGCCGCCGCAATCGCCGCAGCCGGCCAATAA